The proteins below are encoded in one region of Chitinophagales bacterium:
- a CDS encoding SDR family oxidoreductase — translation MKKALVTGGCGFIGSHMVDRLLQEGYQVTVIDNLSTGRRENLQHQKENKALQIIEADINDVQNNLPYFENVDTVFHIAALADIVPSIENPLSYYRSNVDGTFAVLECARAQGVKRVIYAASSSCYGLPDTFPTPETTKIDTQYPYALTKFLGEQLCLHWSKVYKLNVTSMRFFNVYGTRSRTSGTYGAVFGVFLAQKLNNKPFTVVGDGTQTRDFTYVTDIVDACYTASLRNDISGEIFNVGSGNTYSVNRLTELLQGEKVYIPKRPGEPDCTFADITKIQSQLNWQPKVSLEDGVQKILDNIAYWKNAPVWEPTSIAKATEGWFKYLGK, via the coding sequence ATGAAAAAAGCATTAGTTACAGGCGGATGTGGCTTTATAGGCAGCCACATGGTAGATAGACTTTTACAAGAAGGCTATCAAGTAACCGTAATAGACAACCTTTCTACCGGAAGGCGCGAAAACCTTCAACATCAAAAAGAAAATAAGGCGCTTCAAATTATAGAAGCCGATATAAACGATGTACAAAACAACCTGCCGTATTTTGAAAATGTAGATACCGTTTTCCATATTGCTGCACTGGCCGATATTGTTCCTTCTATCGAAAATCCGCTTAGCTATTACCGCTCCAATGTAGATGGCACTTTTGCCGTATTGGAATGCGCCCGTGCCCAAGGTGTAAAAAGGGTTATTTATGCCGCTTCATCTTCTTGCTACGGCTTGCCCGACACTTTCCCAACACCCGAAACCACTAAGATAGATACGCAATATCCTTATGCGCTCACTAAATTCTTAGGCGAGCAATTGTGCTTGCATTGGAGCAAAGTGTATAAACTCAATGTAACCTCCATGCGATTTTTCAACGTGTATGGCACTCGCTCCAGAACCTCCGGAACTTACGGTGCTGTATTTGGTGTATTCTTGGCACAAAAATTAAACAATAAACCATTTACGGTTGTGGGCGATGGCACGCAAACACGCGATTTTACTTATGTTACCGATATTGTTGATGCCTGCTACACCGCATCGCTACGCAACGATATTTCGGGCGAAATTTTCAATGTAGGTAGTGGAAACACTTACTCCGTAAACCGCCTTACCGAACTCCTGCAAGGCGAAAAAGTATATATTCCAAAACGCCCGGGCGAACCCGATTGCACCTTTGCCGATATTACCAAAATACAAAGCCAACTAAATTGGCAGCCTAAAGTATCTTTAGAAGATGGCGTGCAAAAAATATTAGACAACATCGCTTACTGGAAAAATGCGCCCGTTTGGGAACCTACTTCCATTGCCAAAGCCACCGAAGGTTGGTTTAAATACTTGGGCAAGTAG
- a CDS encoding tetratricopeptide repeat protein has product MAKNRKTNKETLKESKPLTQAPKDRMLLPGLLVAALAFLLYANTLQHGYVLDDFSVIKENSVVTQGTSAIATIFKTSYRYGYLNLEDGLYRPLSLAMFATEWELAPDKPVLGHWVNVLLYALSCFLFFTVLKDLLKQYSIAIPFLAALLFAVHPLHTEVVANIKSRDEILSLLLILLSFYALLKAEGAKAMLFSIVSGILFFVSLLSKESGITMLAGFPLLIWAFRERSISGIAISMLPHVLFTGVFLAIRYQVLGGKLSDSTVTALDNFILQSQDVTVQFATAVKVLGLYLKLFLLPHPLLYDYSFNKIPVATLSDIGFIISFIIHAALLVFALVKVKSKNIFAVFILLYFISISLFSNVFIKIGVGMAERLMYFPSVVVCVLAALGLVRLTKESMVRSELLLAKPLQLLSAHKFSVAIVSVVAFLFSIKTVARNADWKDNYTLYSNDLVHLQASTRAHYYLGNEIIKIIAPQEKNTARQKQLFTQGINELQKALQIYPTYSEALSQLAVGYYKTADYPNAVKYSEMALKYNPNDIITINNLGSALFQIGRPEDAMQYYEKAVQINPRYEDGWMNIGSINGLKKEYPKAIDAFNKALAINPQNARAYYYLGITYRTLGNEQMATQHLQKAKLLDPNLQ; this is encoded by the coding sequence ATGGCAAAGAATAGAAAAACCAATAAGGAAACACTTAAAGAAAGCAAGCCTTTAACCCAAGCACCCAAAGACCGAATGCTATTGCCGGGTTTATTGGTGGCGGCATTGGCATTTTTGCTATATGCAAACACCTTACAGCATGGTTATGTATTAGATGATTTTAGTGTGATAAAAGAAAATTCGGTGGTAACACAAGGTACATCGGCTATTGCCACCATTTTTAAAACTTCGTATCGCTATGGCTATTTGAATTTGGAAGATGGCTTATATCGCCCACTATCGCTTGCCATGTTTGCTACCGAGTGGGAGTTGGCTCCCGATAAACCTGTACTGGGGCATTGGGTGAATGTACTTTTGTATGCGCTTAGTTGCTTTTTGTTTTTTACGGTGCTTAAAGATTTATTGAAACAATATTCAATTGCAATTCCGTTTTTGGCGGCATTGCTATTTGCGGTTCATCCGCTGCATACCGAAGTGGTTGCCAATATTAAAAGTAGGGATGAAATACTGTCGCTCTTGTTGATTTTATTGTCGTTTTACGCTTTGCTGAAAGCAGAGGGCGCTAAGGCTATGCTGTTTTCTATAGTATCGGGTATATTGTTTTTTGTGTCGCTGTTGAGTAAAGAATCGGGAATTACCATGCTTGCCGGATTTCCGCTATTGATTTGGGCCTTTAGAGAGCGCAGTATTTCCGGTATCGCTATTTCAATGCTGCCACATGTGCTGTTTACGGGTGTTTTTTTAGCAATAAGGTATCAAGTATTGGGTGGGAAATTGAGCGATAGCACGGTAACGGCATTGGACAATTTTATTTTGCAATCGCAAGATGTTACGGTACAGTTTGCTACTGCCGTAAAGGTGCTGGGCTTGTATCTTAAATTGTTTTTATTGCCGCATCCGCTGCTTTATGATTATTCTTTCAATAAAATTCCGGTAGCAACGCTTAGCGATATAGGTTTTATTATATCGTTTATTATTCATGCGGCTTTGTTGGTTTTTGCATTGGTAAAGGTTAAGAGCAAAAATATTTTTGCAGTGTTTATACTTCTATACTTTATCAGCATTTCGCTCTTTAGCAATGTGTTCATAAAAATTGGTGTGGGCATGGCGGAGCGCTTAATGTATTTTCCATCGGTGGTGGTTTGTGTGTTGGCTGCTTTGGGTTTGGTACGCTTAACCAAAGAAAGCATGGTGCGTAGTGAGTTATTGCTCGCAAAGCCTTTGCAATTACTTTCGGCACATAAATTTTCGGTAGCAATAGTGAGCGTGGTTGCTTTTCTTTTTAGTATAAAAACTGTAGCCCGCAATGCCGATTGGAAAGATAACTACACTTTGTATTCCAACGATTTGGTGCACTTGCAGGCAAGCACCCGTGCACACTATTATTTAGGCAATGAGATTATTAAAATTATTGCTCCGCAAGAAAAAAATACCGCCCGCCAAAAGCAGCTGTTTACACAAGGTATCAACGAATTGCAAAAGGCATTGCAAATTTATCCTACTTACAGCGAAGCGTTGTCGCAATTGGCGGTGGGTTACTATAAAACAGCCGATTATCCCAATGCCGTAAAATACTCGGAAATGGCACTGAAGTATAATCCTAACGATATTATTACCATCAACAACTTGGGTAGTGCGCTCTTTCAAATCGGGCGACCGGAAGATGCCATGCAGTATTATGAAAAAGCGGTTCAAATAAATCCGCGCTACGAAGATGGTTGGATGAATATAGGTAGCATAAACGGCTTAAAAAAGGAGTACCCAAAGGCAATAGATGCTTTTAATAAAGCACTTGCCATAAATCCACAAAATGCCCGTGCTTATTATTATTTAGGCATTACCTACCGCACACTTGGCAATGAGCAAATGGCAACGCAGCATTTACAGAAGGCTAAGTTGCTGGATCCTAATTTACAGTAG
- a CDS encoding heavy-metal-associated domain-containing protein, with translation MKNITKSFARTFLLIGLLSFLVSAASNPKPEKLVFKTSSVCKTCKSAIEETLSKVDGVLVSLVNLSSHKVSVKYNPELTNTNKIKEAVLKSGYAFNNEQPAKEDYAKLPACCKKDANAACAHP, from the coding sequence ATGAAAAATATAACCAAATCCTTTGCGCGCACCTTTTTGCTTATTGGGCTGCTATCATTTTTAGTAAGTGCCGCCTCCAATCCCAAACCCGAAAAATTGGTTTTTAAAACCAGTAGTGTATGTAAAACTTGCAAATCGGCAATAGAAGAAACTTTAAGTAAAGTAGATGGCGTTTTGGTTTCGTTGGTAAATTTGAGTTCACATAAAGTAAGTGTAAAATACAATCCCGAACTTACCAATACCAATAAAATAAAAGAAGCAGTGCTAAAATCCGGTTATGCCTTTAATAATGAACAACCGGCAAAAGAAGACTATGCCAAATTACCTGCCTGCTGTAAAAAAGATGCCAATGCAGCTTGCGCACATCCTTAA
- the secDF gene encoding protein translocase subunit SecDF, with amino-acid sequence MQLKGVVRFFTIVLSIVCLYQLSFTVASKVAESKADEFAHAKVGEIPASLTGHDRVVAEDAQEREFRRVRREYLDSIQNETILNLGIVKYTYKDCRDKQINLGLDLKGGMNLVLEISEDDVLRKLAYNSKNPTFNKAIELTVKKQTEKEGDFLTLFAESFKEVDPNAKLAAIFAPIETYQGKINYNSTNDEVVKVLQADMKAAVGNTFNVLKTRIDQFGVAAPNISLQEGSGRIILELPGVDDPTRVRRILSQTAQLEFWDTYENEEIINYLDQANSALRTRFAVKKAEVADTATAAVTTDSAATATSDAAAILLGDSATAATPAKDSAATAAADTANKNSNPLFDVLYPSIYQDGQNMRTAEGPVVGRAMGKDTAKVNRLLAMEEVRSVFPRDLRLLWGNKPVSKDANVFALYAIKRNAATDEAPLTGDAITDANQGYDQFGIPEVDIVMNSLGASKWEKMTEAAFNGDVNGKAVKKCIAIVLDNRVYSAPRVQSKISGGRSQITGIDELEEAVDLANVLKSGKLEARTKVVEEQVVGPSLGKEAIQAGLMSLLLSFVVVFLFMIAYYSGSGLIANIAMLLNLFLIVGIVASIPGSTFTLPGMAGIVLTLGMAVDANVIINERIREELARGKGVRLAIEEGYKHSYTAIIDGNLTTMVVGIVLLIFGLGPVKGFAVILVIGLFTSMFTAVLFSRLMYDFMFARNWDVKFGNNVSMNLFKNFHFHFIEKRKISYAISGTVLALSLASTIFYGFDLGVDFKGGRSYVVQFDRDVTTAEIADAVETKIEGVPQVKTYGAANTVNITTAYLIDSKDEAADSLVLNAIYESVKGIYKTPVDKDAFEKTYVKSTVKIGATIADDIRRGAWWAGLFGILGVFVYILARFRKIEFAVGAIIALVHDPIIVLGVFSAFRHILPFSLEIDQHIVAAVLTLIGYSVNDTVIVFDRIREYFGLYPGRSLEDNVNASINNTLSRTIMTSVTVFLVALILFIFGGEAIRGFSFALIIGVAVGTYSSIFVAAPIVVDLMNRRKAK; translated from the coding sequence ATGCAGTTAAAAGGTGTAGTTCGTTTTTTCACGATTGTACTTTCAATCGTATGTCTCTACCAGCTTTCTTTTACAGTAGCTTCTAAAGTAGCCGAAAGCAAAGCCGATGAATTTGCGCACGCTAAAGTTGGTGAAATACCGGCTTCGCTTACCGGACACGACAGAGTGGTGGCCGAAGATGCTCAAGAAAGAGAGTTCCGCAGAGTTCGCAGAGAGTATTTAGATAGCATTCAAAATGAAACTATTTTGAACTTAGGTATCGTTAAATATACCTACAAAGATTGCCGCGATAAGCAAATAAACTTAGGGCTAGACCTTAAAGGCGGTATGAACTTGGTACTCGAAATTTCTGAAGACGATGTACTGCGTAAATTAGCTTACAACAGCAAAAACCCAACCTTTAATAAGGCTATTGAATTGACTGTAAAGAAGCAAACCGAAAAAGAAGGCGATTTCCTCACCCTCTTTGCCGAATCGTTTAAAGAAGTAGATCCAAATGCAAAATTGGCTGCCATTTTTGCTCCTATTGAAACCTACCAAGGAAAAATAAACTACAACAGCACCAACGATGAAGTAGTTAAAGTACTGCAAGCCGATATGAAAGCCGCTGTGGGCAACACTTTCAACGTATTAAAAACTCGTATTGACCAATTTGGTGTAGCCGCACCAAACATATCGCTGCAAGAAGGTAGCGGAAGAATTATCCTTGAACTTCCGGGAGTAGATGACCCTACTCGTGTACGCAGAATTTTATCGCAAACCGCGCAGTTAGAATTTTGGGACACCTACGAAAACGAAGAAATTATCAACTACTTAGACCAAGCAAACTCTGCACTCCGCACCCGCTTTGCCGTAAAAAAGGCTGAAGTAGCCGATACTGCAACTGCTGCCGTTACCACAGATTCAGCCGCTACCGCTACCAGCGATGCTGCTGCCATTTTATTGGGCGACTCTGCTACCGCAGCTACTCCGGCTAAAGATTCTGCCGCCACCGCTGCTGCCGATACTGCCAATAAAAATTCAAATCCGCTGTTTGATGTATTGTATCCTTCTATTTACCAAGACGGACAAAACATGCGCACAGCCGAAGGCCCAGTGGTAGGGCGCGCAATGGGTAAAGATACTGCCAAAGTAAACCGCCTATTGGCAATGGAAGAAGTGCGCAGCGTTTTCCCACGCGATTTGCGTTTGTTATGGGGCAATAAACCTGTTTCTAAAGATGCCAACGTATTTGCACTCTATGCCATAAAAAGAAATGCTGCCACCGATGAAGCTCCACTTACCGGAGATGCAATTACCGATGCCAACCAAGGCTACGACCAATTTGGTATTCCTGAAGTAGATATTGTAATGAACAGCTTAGGCGCTTCAAAATGGGAAAAAATGACCGAAGCCGCCTTTAATGGCGATGTAAACGGAAAAGCAGTAAAAAAATGTATTGCTATTGTACTAGACAACCGCGTGTACAGCGCTCCGCGTGTTCAATCTAAAATTAGTGGCGGTCGCTCGCAAATTACAGGCATAGATGAATTAGAAGAAGCAGTGGACCTTGCCAACGTATTAAAAAGCGGTAAACTCGAAGCTCGTACCAAAGTGGTTGAAGAGCAAGTGGTAGGACCATCTCTCGGAAAAGAAGCCATACAAGCAGGTTTAATGAGCTTGCTTTTAAGTTTTGTAGTGGTGTTCCTATTTATGATAGCCTACTACAGCGGCTCCGGCTTAATTGCCAATATTGCCATGCTGCTCAACTTATTCCTAATTGTGGGTATAGTAGCTTCTATTCCGGGCTCTACCTTTACCTTGCCTGGTATGGCGGGTATAGTATTAACCCTCGGTATGGCGGTAGATGCCAACGTTATTATCAACGAAAGAATTAGAGAGGAGTTAGCTCGCGGCAAAGGTGTGCGCCTTGCCATAGAAGAAGGTTACAAACACTCCTATACAGCCATTATAGACGGTAACTTAACCACAATGGTGGTGGGTATTGTGCTCCTCATTTTTGGTTTAGGACCGGTAAAAGGATTTGCGGTAATACTTGTAATTGGTTTGTTTACTTCCATGTTCACAGCAGTATTGTTTTCGCGCTTAATGTACGATTTCATGTTTGCTAGAAACTGGGATGTGAAATTTGGAAACAATGTATCAATGAACCTTTTCAAAAACTTCCATTTCCATTTTATCGAAAAGAGAAAAATTTCTTACGCCATTTCAGGAACTGTTTTAGCATTAAGCCTTGCTTCAACCATTTTCTATGGTTTCGATTTGGGAGTAGATTTTAAAGGAGGAAGAAGCTATGTAGTGCAGTTCGATCGCGATGTTACCACTGCAGAAATTGCCGATGCCGTTGAAACCAAGATAGAAGGCGTACCTCAGGTAAAAACTTACGGAGCTGCAAACACCGTAAATATTACCACTGCCTACTTAATTGATTCTAAAGACGAAGCTGCCGATAGCTTAGTACTAAATGCTATTTACGAAAGTGTAAAAGGCATTTACAAAACTCCGGTAGATAAAGATGCTTTTGAAAAAACTTACGTAAAGAGTACCGTTAAAATTGGTGCTACCATTGCTGATGATATTCGCAGAGGCGCTTGGTGGGCTGGCTTGTTTGGTATCTTAGGCGTGTTTGTGTATATATTGGCGCGTTTCCGCAAAATTGAGTTTGCCGTGGGTGCCATTATTGCATTGGTGCACGACCCTATTATTGTATTGGGTGTTTTCTCTGCCTTCCGCCATATTTTACCATTCAGTTTAGAAATAGACCAACACATTGTAGCAGCAGTACTTACCTTAATCGGATACTCCGTAAACGATACGGTTATCGTATTCGACCGTATTAGAGAGTATTTTGGTTTGTATCCGGGTCGCTCGTTAGAAGACAACGTAAACGCTTCTATCAACAACACATTGAGCAGAACTATTATGACCTCGGTAACCGTGTTCTTGGTAGCTTTAATCTTATTCATATTTGGTGGCGAAGCCATTAGAGGTTTCTCTTTTGCCCTTATTATTGGGGTGGCTGTGGGAACTTACTCTTCTATATTTGTGGCAGCTCCTATTGTAGTAGATTTAATGAACAGAAGAAAAGCGAAATAA
- a CDS encoding DUF4256 domain-containing protein has product MDRKISEPQKAALLKTLQLRFTKNMHRHKNLQWNAIEAQLLPQAAKLWSLHVMEETGGEPDVIAYDESTHQYWFCDCAAQSPSGRRSLCYDMAALESRKEHKPKDSALEMATQMGIELLTEAQYLQLQSVENFDTKTSSWILTPNDLRKQGGALFGDFRFGRAFIYHNGAESYYAARAFRGLLKV; this is encoded by the coding sequence ATGGATAGAAAAATATCGGAACCCCAAAAAGCAGCGCTACTAAAAACACTGCAACTGCGCTTTACTAAAAACATGCACAGGCATAAAAACCTACAGTGGAATGCAATAGAAGCGCAACTGCTGCCACAAGCTGCCAAGCTATGGTCGCTGCATGTAATGGAAGAAACCGGTGGCGAACCCGATGTAATTGCATACGATGAAAGCACCCACCAATATTGGTTTTGCGATTGCGCAGCACAAAGCCCCAGCGGCAGAAGAAGTTTGTGCTACGATATGGCAGCATTAGAAAGCAGAAAAGAACACAAACCTAAAGACAGTGCCCTCGAAATGGCTACACAAATGGGCATAGAACTGCTTACCGAAGCACAATACCTTCAATTACAGAGTGTAGAAAATTTCGACACCAAAACATCGAGTTGGATTCTTACGCCCAACGATCTAAGAAAGCAAGGCGGTGCGCTATTTGGCGACTTTCGCTTTGGCAGAGCTTTTATTTATCACAATGGTGCAGAATCGTACTATGCCGCAAGAGCATTCCGAGGTTTATTAAAAGTTTAA
- a CDS encoding N-6 DNA methylase, with translation MFEQTFKNIDDILHKDAGCGSELDYVEQTSWILFLKYLDDLEKDRATAAELTGKTYTPIIDKDYQWTVWAMPKKKKAGSELVELDHHNALTGDDLTDFVNNKLFPYLKKFKQSAESADTIEYKIGEIFSELKNRIQSGYNLREVINRIDELRFRTHAEKHEMSHLYEDKIKNMGNAGRNGGEYYTPRPLITTIVKVIAPKIGDKIYDGAVGSAGFLCEAFDYLKNSKSLSTKETEILQKRTFYGKEKKSLAYIIGIMNMILHGVEAPNIIHTNTLAENLADIQEKDRYDVVLANPPFGGKERAEVQQNFPIKTGETASLFLQHFIKILKAGGKAGVVIKNTFLSNTDNATVAIRKTLLENCNLHTVLDLPGGTFTGAGVKTVVLFFEKGKPTQKVWFYQLNLNRNLGKTNPLNENDLAEFVELQKNFADSENSWTVNVASIDSATYDLSVKNPNKKEVVRLRSPQAILEEMKALDEEADEVLESIANLIV, from the coding sequence ATGTTCGAGCAAACTTTTAAAAATATAGACGACATACTGCACAAAGACGCAGGTTGCGGTAGTGAATTGGACTATGTGGAGCAAACCTCTTGGATTTTGTTCCTCAAATATTTGGACGACTTGGAGAAAGACCGAGCCACAGCAGCCGAACTAACAGGCAAAACTTACACGCCTATCATTGACAAAGATTACCAATGGACAGTTTGGGCAATGCCTAAAAAGAAAAAAGCGGGCAGTGAGCTTGTCGAACTCGACCACCACAACGCCCTGACAGGTGACGACCTCACCGACTTTGTAAATAATAAATTGTTTCCTTACCTGAAAAAGTTTAAACAAAGTGCTGAGAGTGCCGACACCATTGAATACAAGATTGGAGAGATTTTCAGCGAACTGAAAAACCGCATACAAAGCGGCTACAATTTGCGTGAAGTGATTAACCGCATTGACGAGTTGCGTTTCCGCACCCACGCAGAGAAGCACGAAATGAGCCATCTGTATGAAGACAAAATTAAAAATATGGGCAACGCAGGGCGAAACGGTGGCGAATACTACACGCCACGACCGCTCATTACCACCATTGTAAAAGTGATTGCTCCAAAAATTGGCGACAAAATTTATGACGGTGCTGTGGGTTCAGCGGGCTTCTTGTGCGAAGCATTCGACTATCTGAAAAACAGCAAATCACTTTCTACCAAAGAAACCGAGATACTGCAAAAACGCACCTTTTACGGCAAAGAGAAAAAATCATTGGCGTATATCATTGGCATTATGAATATGATTTTGCACGGGGTAGAAGCTCCCAACATCATACACACCAACACACTTGCCGAAAACCTTGCCGACATACAGGAAAAAGACCGCTATGATGTAGTGCTTGCCAATCCGCCATTTGGTGGAAAGGAACGTGCCGAAGTGCAACAAAACTTCCCCATTAAAACAGGCGAAACCGCTTCACTTTTTTTGCAGCACTTCATTAAAATTCTGAAAGCAGGTGGTAAGGCAGGTGTAGTCATTAAAAATACTTTTTTGAGCAATACCGATAATGCCACAGTTGCCATACGCAAAACTTTATTGGAAAACTGCAACCTGCATACTGTATTAGATTTGCCGGGTGGAACATTTACCGGTGCAGGGGTGAAAACCGTAGTACTGTTTTTTGAAAAAGGAAAGCCCACGCAAAAAGTTTGGTTTTACCAGTTGAACCTCAACCGAAATTTGGGCAAGACCAACCCACTCAACGAAAACGACTTGGCAGAATTTGTAGAACTGCAAAAAAACTTTGCCGATAGCGAAAACTCTTGGACGGTAAATGTGGCTTCGATAGACTCAGCCACCTACGACTTAAGCGTAAAAAACCCGAACAAAAAAGAAGTGGTTCGACTGCGCTCACCACAAGCCATTTTGGAAGAAATGAAAGCATTGGACGAAGAAGCGGATGAAGTGTTGGAGAGCATTGCAAACCTTATTGTCTGA
- a CDS encoding GxxExxY protein: MNVDLKYKDITEKIIGASFEVHKFLGNGFQEVIYQRALAYEMRKAGLEFAREIEQNIFYKDLEEPIGTRRADFVVEGKVLVELKAIIQLEDVHLAQALNYLKAYKLEVGLLINFGSKSLTFKRLVL; encoded by the coding sequence ATGAATGTAGATTTAAAATACAAAGACATAACCGAAAAAATAATTGGGGCTTCATTTGAAGTGCATAAATTTTTAGGTAATGGCTTTCAGGAAGTGATTTATCAGCGTGCATTGGCTTATGAAATGCGAAAAGCAGGATTGGAATTTGCCAGAGAAATAGAACAGAATATTTTTTATAAAGATTTGGAAGAGCCTATAGGTACAAGAAGGGCTGATTTTGTGGTGGAAGGAAAAGTATTGGTTGAATTAAAAGCAATTATACAGCTTGAAGATGTGCATTTGGCTCAAGCATTAAATTACTTGAAAGCATACAAATTAGAAGTTGGTTTGCTCATCAACTTTGGCAGTAAGAGTTTAACCTTTAAGAGATTGGTATTATGA
- a CDS encoding restriction endonuclease subunit S — translation MSSEQSEQIRDSDKKCRNIKLNFGIDMKQKKSQHHGLVGLKDYTNEKSVSSEQSKQIRDSDKWEIKKLGEVCELSAGGDVPKDYFSEIQTEKYQIPIYANGEKNDGLYGYTTIAKIVKPSITVSARGTIGFSIKRLEPFFPIVRLIVVSPIDLKKLSLDFLDYALRKIDFKHSGSSIPQLTVPMIRDYEIPLPPLPEQQRIVSILDKAFAAIDKAKANAEQNLKNAKELFESYLQGVFENLFQEKEKKKISEVAKVIGGYSFKSTDFKNQGKYQVLRMGNIRPAMIRENESPVFIDTTDEKLLSKALLQINDVIITQTGTKNKRDYGFTVIIEKGNYLLNQRIASIRFSEKYLPKFFLYFSWTNIFKDQYFANETGTVGQGNVGIGAITEALVPFISKKAQQTIVRQLDALRAETQKLEAVYQQKIANLEELKKSILQKAFSGQLSELGFDKLKDDRIIEKKKILQSSNPKNLNPDNL, via the coding sequence GTGTCATCTGAGCAATCCGAGCAAATCCGTGATTCAGACAAAAAGTGCCGAAATATTAAACTCAATTTTGGAATTGATATGAAACAAAAGAAAAGTCAGCATCACGGATTAGTAGGATTAAAGGATTACACGAATGAAAAATCTGTGTCATCTGAGCAATCTAAGCAAATCCGTGATTCAGACAAATGGGAAATAAAAAAGTTGGGGGAAGTTTGTGAATTATCAGCAGGAGGTGATGTTCCGAAAGATTACTTTTCAGAAATACAAACTGAAAAGTATCAAATTCCTATTTATGCAAATGGAGAAAAAAATGATGGACTTTACGGATATACAACTATTGCAAAAATAGTAAAACCAAGTATTACTGTTTCTGCAAGGGGAACAATTGGGTTTTCAATAAAAAGACTTGAACCATTCTTTCCTATTGTAAGGCTAATTGTCGTATCACCAATTGATTTAAAGAAATTAAGTTTAGACTTTTTAGATTATGCTTTAAGAAAAATAGATTTCAAACATAGTGGTTCTTCAATTCCTCAACTAACAGTTCCAATGATTAGGGATTATGAAATTCCCCTTCCCCCCCTCCCCGAACAACAACGCATAGTTTCCATTTTAGACAAGGCATTTGCGGCAATAGACAAAGCAAAAGCCAATGCCGAACAAAACCTCAAAAACGCCAAAGAACTTTTTGAGAGTTATTTGCAGGGAGTGTTTGAGAATTTGTTTCAGGAAAAAGAAAAAAAGAAGATTTCAGAAGTTGCAAAAGTTATCGGTGGATACTCCTTCAAAAGTACAGATTTCAAAAATCAAGGAAAATATCAAGTATTAAGAATGGGGAATATTCGTCCTGCAATGATAAGAGAAAATGAAAGTCCTGTTTTCATTGATACAACGGACGAAAAACTTCTTTCAAAAGCATTGCTACAAATCAATGATGTAATCATTACTCAAACGGGAACAAAAAATAAAAGAGATTATGGTTTCACTGTAATAATTGAAAAGGGAAATTATTTACTTAATCAACGAATTGCTTCGATTAGGTTTTCGGAAAAGTATCTTCCAAAGTTTTTTCTTTATTTTTCGTGGACAAACATCTTCAAAGACCAATATTTTGCAAATGAAACAGGAACAGTTGGGCAAGGGAATGTTGGTATTGGAGCGATTACAGAAGCATTAGTCCCTTTTATTTCAAAAAAAGCTCAACAAACCATCGTCCGCCAATTAGATGCCCTGCGAGCTGAAACGCAAAAGTTGGAAGCAGTGTATCAACAAAAAATTGCTAATTTGGAGGAACTGAAAAAGAGTATTTTGCAAAAAGCATTTAGTGGGCAATTGTCTGAATTAGGATTTGATAAATTAAAGGATGATAGGATTATTGAAAAAAAGAAAATCCTACAATCATCAAATCCTAAAAATCTTAATCCTGACAATTTATGA
- a CDS encoding GxxExxY protein — MKHEEITHKIIGCAMKVHSTFGNGFQEVIYQRALAIEMEKQGLGFQREMEMSIFYEGIDIGTRRVDFFVEDNIMVELKALIKLEDVHLAQAMNYCQAYNLPIGLLINFGAKSLEFKRVYNVNHPDNKDYIKSNPKIIKS; from the coding sequence ATGAAGCACGAAGAAATTACCCATAAAATAATTGGCTGTGCAATGAAAGTGCATAGCACTTTTGGCAATGGCTTTCAAGAAGTCATTTATCAAAGGGCTTTAGCTATTGAAATGGAAAAACAAGGCTTGGGCTTTCAGCGTGAAATGGAAATGAGTATTTTTTATGAGGGCATTGATATTGGGACAAGAAGAGTTGATTTCTTTGTAGAAGATAACATAATGGTTGAACTAAAAGCATTGATAAAATTAGAAGATGTGCATTTAGCACAGGCAATGAACTACTGCCAGGCATATAATTTACCCATAGGATTACTGATAAATTTTGGAGCAAAGAGTCTTGAGTTTAAAAGGGTGTATAATGTAAATCACCCCGACAATAAAGACTACATTAAGAGCAATCCTAAAATCATCAAATCCTAA